From a region of the Bradyrhizobium sp. KBS0727 genome:
- a CDS encoding CaiB/BaiF CoA-transferase family protein: MHKLVDKADHATPQDQSPRLPLSRFKVLDLTLARAGPSCVRTLADWGADVIRVEPPPEAGEASEVVGRRDGSDFQNLHRNKRAITLNLKTDEGREVFMQLAEQADVIVENMRPSVAKRLGVDFESVKKRNPRIVYGSISGFGQYGPYTERPSIDQIAQGMTGIMSVTGLPGQGPLRVGVAVTDIMAGAFLAQGVLIALLDREVTGQGRWVQTSLLEAGITLMDFQATRWTMDKKVPPQEGNNHPTNTPMGLFPTADGFLNLAATGNKNFVKFCKLIGREKMGADPRFATAGLRSRNREALNELITTALRARSTREWFEIMVAAGLPCGPVYNVKDVFADPQVEQLRIKRSVTHPRLGELDLIAQPCEITGFDRNLRSATPDLGEHNDEVLRSLGYDAEGIEKLKAVKAI; this comes from the coding sequence ATGCATAAGCTCGTCGACAAAGCCGACCACGCCACGCCGCAGGACCAGTCTCCCCGTCTGCCGCTGTCGCGGTTCAAGGTGCTCGACCTGACCCTGGCGCGCGCCGGCCCGTCCTGCGTCCGTACGCTGGCCGACTGGGGCGCCGACGTGATCCGCGTCGAACCACCGCCGGAAGCCGGTGAAGCCAGCGAGGTCGTGGGCCGGCGCGACGGTTCGGACTTCCAGAACCTGCACCGCAACAAGCGCGCCATCACGCTGAACTTGAAGACCGACGAAGGCCGCGAGGTCTTCATGCAGCTCGCCGAACAGGCCGATGTCATCGTCGAGAACATGCGCCCCAGCGTCGCCAAGCGCCTCGGCGTCGATTTCGAGTCGGTCAAGAAACGCAATCCGCGGATCGTCTATGGCAGCATTTCCGGCTTCGGCCAGTACGGCCCCTACACCGAGCGGCCCTCGATCGACCAGATCGCGCAGGGCATGACCGGCATCATGTCGGTCACGGGCCTTCCAGGCCAGGGCCCGCTGCGCGTCGGCGTCGCCGTCACCGACATCATGGCCGGCGCCTTCCTGGCGCAGGGCGTGCTGATCGCGCTGCTCGACCGTGAAGTTACGGGTCAAGGCCGCTGGGTGCAGACCTCGCTGCTGGAGGCCGGCATCACGCTGATGGATTTCCAGGCGACGCGCTGGACCATGGACAAGAAGGTGCCGCCGCAGGAAGGCAACAACCATCCGACCAACACGCCGATGGGACTGTTCCCGACCGCCGACGGCTTTCTCAACCTCGCCGCCACCGGCAACAAGAACTTTGTGAAATTCTGCAAACTGATCGGCCGGGAGAAGATGGGCGCCGATCCGCGCTTTGCCACAGCAGGCTTGCGCTCGCGCAACCGGGAGGCGCTGAATGAGTTGATCACCACAGCCCTGCGCGCGCGGTCGACCCGCGAATGGTTCGAGATCATGGTCGCCGCGGGTCTTCCCTGCGGCCCCGTCTACAACGTCAAGGACGTCTTTGCCGACCCGCAGGTCGAGCAGTTGCGGATCAAGCGCTCCGTCACCCATCCGCGCCTCGGCGAACTCGACCTGATCGCTCAGCCCTGCGAGATCACCGGCTTCGATCGCAACCTTCGATCCGCCACGCCCGATCTCGGCGAGCACAATGACGAGGTCTTGCGCTCGCTGGGCTATGACGCCGAGGGAATCGAGAAGCTGAAGGCGGTAAAAGCGATTTGA